A DNA window from uncultured Methanoregula sp. contains the following coding sequences:
- a CDS encoding glycosyltransferase family 2 protein, whose protein sequence is MTALPGRQLSLVIPAYNEEKRITRLFDAIAGFDGELIVVCDGTDRTADVVENIAARRTDLSIRCLRFDHRLGKGGGVLAGLTAAETPRVGYFDADGSTSISEMLRLFAMLDSSDAAMGSRWVPGSNLVVRQGFLRRIESRVFNLLIRLLFGLSFHDTQCGAKVFRKEALADVLPRMVSRGFEFDVELLWRLRGAGCTIAEVPIEWQNQGDSRVQKTDMIRMLLGLFAIRSGSGRK, encoded by the coding sequence ATGACCGCTTTACCCGGGAGACAGTTAAGCCTCGTCATACCCGCTTACAACGAAGAGAAGAGGATCACCCGGCTCTTCGATGCCATAGCCGGCTTTGACGGGGAACTCATTGTGGTCTGTGACGGGACGGACCGCACTGCCGATGTTGTCGAGAACATCGCGGCCCGGCGCACGGACCTTTCCATCCGCTGCCTCCGGTTCGATCACCGGCTGGGAAAAGGCGGGGGAGTGCTTGCCGGTCTCACCGCAGCAGAAACCCCCCGGGTCGGGTACTTTGATGCCGACGGCTCTACCAGCATCAGCGAGATGCTCCGTCTCTTTGCCATGCTCGATTCTTCTGATGCTGCCATGGGTTCGCGCTGGGTGCCGGGATCGAACCTCGTGGTCCGGCAGGGATTCCTCCGCCGTATCGAGAGCCGGGTCTTCAACCTGCTCATCCGGCTCCTCTTCGGGCTCTCGTTCCACGATACGCAGTGCGGTGCCAAGGTCTTCAGGAAAGAAGCGCTTGCAGATGTGCTTCCCCGCATGGTATCCCGGGGATTCGAGTTCGATGTTGAACTCCTATGGCGACTCAGGGGAGCAGGCTGTACTATTGCAGAAGTCCCTATCGAATGGCAGAACCAGGGGGACTCACGGGTCCAGAAGACGGACATGATCCGGATGCTCCTGGGCCTGTTTGCCATCCGCTCTGGTTCCGGACGGAAATGA